CCAGAGCTGATCGATCGTTTTGATCGCGTGTTCGGCCTGCGAGCAGGTCATCTTGTGATCGATGCACCTGCAAAGGCTGTATCAGCTGGGGATCTCCGCGATCTGTATGCGCCGTGATCGCACGGATGCGGCTCACTGCACCAGCCCTCGTGTTGTTGCCGGCTCTGGCACTACTGCCGGTGCTGATTGTGGTGATGAAAGGAGCTCACGGCGGCGGGGCGGAGATTCTTGGCTCCTTTGTGGTCGCCGCAGTTACCCCTTCTCTTGACCCTGCCCTGTTGAAGTCGTTGCTGTTCGGCCTGCAGGTCACGGTCGCCACAGCACTGACCGCATGGAGTTGCAGTCTTGTGCTCGGCGTGTTGCTGGGGTGTCTAAGTTCGGAGCGTCTGTGGCTCACCTGGTGTTTTCCAGCGTGGCCGGCGACCATGCTCAGGCGCCTGATGGCCTTGCCCCGCTCCTTGCATGAGTTGATCTGGGGATTGCTGTTGATGCAGGTGCTTGGGCTGCATCCCTGGGTTGCGGTGATGGCAATCTCCATTCCCTATGCATGCCTGATCGCACGGGTCTGGCGCGATCAGCTGCAGAGCCTTGATCCTTCGCGCCTGCAGGCCATGCTCCAGACGGGGTCTTCCCCCATGGCGGCCTGCATGACGGCACTGTCGCCTGCCATGGGCTCGGTGCTGGTGAGTTACGGGGGCTATCGACTGGAGTGTGCCCTTCGTAGTGCCACGTTGCTTGGGGTTTTCGGGCTTGGCGGTTTGGGAATGGATCTTGAGCTCAGTCTCAAATCACTGCAGTTCCACGAACTGTGGACCGGACTATGGATGTTGACTGTGGTCACCATTGCCTTGGAGCAGGGGCTTCGCTGTTGGAGGAGTTGGGCTGAACAGGCCCAATTCGGACAGCGCCAGATCATGGGGTTTGCAGTCGCGGTACTGCTCTCAGCTGCTCTTGGCGCTGTCTGGCTCGCTTGGCTGTTTCCCGATTCAGGCTCCTTGAGCTGGCTTCCTGTGCAATGGCCTGATTTCAGCAGCCTTCAGCAAGCGGCTCTGGAGCTCCCCTGGATGTCGATGCTTTGGGAAACCCTGATTCTGACCCTGCTTGCGGCTGGTATATCCATTGGCCTGCCGCCATTGCTGTTGCTGGTTACTCCCGCGCCGCTTTGGCAATGCTGCATTAGCGGCTTGTGGATTCTGGTTCGGGTGATTCCACCACCTCTCGCTGTTCTGCTGCTTCTGCTGAGCAATCAGCCAACGCTGGCCATTGGTGCCCTGGCACTTGGGCTTCATAACAGTGGGGTCATGGGGCGATTGCTGCAGGAAGGTCTTGAGCAGCAGGATGACGTCGCTCAAGTTGCTCTGGCTAGCAGCGGAGCGTCCGCGCAGGTGAGTTGGCTGTATGGATTGCTCAGCCCCAGGAGCCCGTCCCATCTCGCCTATGGGGCTTACCGCAGTGATGTGATTCTGCGCGAAACGGTGGTGGTTGGTCTGATCGGTGGAAGCGGCCTCGGCTGGCAGCTTTTGGAGTCGCTTAGCTCCTTCTACTGGGCGGCTGTGGTGGTGTTGATCACCACCTATGCGGCTCTGACCCTGATTGGTGAATGGCTGAGTGATCGTTCACGGCAGCACTGGCTGCAAAGCTGACCCTGTTCAGCCGAACAGCAGTGGATTCATGCGGGCTCCCCGTCAACTGATCGTGATCGGAGATAGCGGTGTGGTCGGCTGGGGTGATCGTGAGCGAGGCGGATGGTGTGAACGCCTTCGCTGCCATTGGATGGGGCTCCCAGACGCACCATTGATCTACGCGCTCGGTGTTCGGGGTGACGGTCTTGAGGCGGTGGCAGCCCGATGGGAACGGGAGTGGTCCTGCCGAGGGGAATTACGCCGGAAGAAGCCCGAGGCTCTATTGCTGTCGGTGGGGCTCAATGACACGGCTCGGGTCGGTCGATCTGACGGCCGACAACCTCTTGATGCGCAGGCCTTCCGCTTTGGCTTTGAACAGCTGCTCCGGGCCATTCAGCCCCATGGCTCCATTTTTGTGCTCGGGCTGACCGCTGTCGATGAACAAGCCATGCCGTTCGCCGACTGTCTTTGGTACAGCAACAGCGACATCGCTCTACATGAAGCCCAGATTGAGGAAGCTTGCCTGGAGGTGGATGTTCCTTACCTCTGCCTTCACCGGGCCATGCAGGCGGAGCCTGACTGGCTGCAGTGGCTGGAGCCTGATGGCATTCATCTCAATGCCGATGGGCATTCCTGGATCGAGCAACGTCTGCGCTCCTGGAGTGCGCTCCAACAATGGGCTGGGCTCCAGTCCTTGCAACAAGTGATGACTTGCTGATCAGCGTCAGAATCGTGAGTGTCAGCAGATTGATCATGCGCGCTCTCGCT
Above is a window of Synechococcus sp. BIOS-U3-1 DNA encoding:
- a CDS encoding PhnE/PtxC family ABC transporter permease, producing the protein MRLTAPALVLLPALALLPVLIVVMKGAHGGGAEILGSFVVAAVTPSLDPALLKSLLFGLQVTVATALTAWSCSLVLGVLLGCLSSERLWLTWCFPAWPATMLRRLMALPRSLHELIWGLLLMQVLGLHPWVAVMAISIPYACLIARVWRDQLQSLDPSRLQAMLQTGSSPMAACMTALSPAMGSVLVSYGGYRLECALRSATLLGVFGLGGLGMDLELSLKSLQFHELWTGLWMLTVVTIALEQGLRCWRSWAEQAQFGQRQIMGFAVAVLLSAALGAVWLAWLFPDSGSLSWLPVQWPDFSSLQQAALELPWMSMLWETLILTLLAAGISIGLPPLLLLVTPAPLWQCCISGLWILVRVIPPPLAVLLLLLSNQPTLAIGALALGLHNSGVMGRLLQEGLEQQDDVAQVALASSGASAQVSWLYGLLSPRSPSHLAYGAYRSDVILRETVVVGLIGGSGLGWQLLESLSSFYWAAVVVLITTYAALTLIGEWLSDRSRQHWLQS
- a CDS encoding GDSL-type esterase/lipase family protein, whose product is MRAPRQLIVIGDSGVVGWGDRERGGWCERLRCHWMGLPDAPLIYALGVRGDGLEAVAARWEREWSCRGELRRKKPEALLLSVGLNDTARVGRSDGRQPLDAQAFRFGFEQLLRAIQPHGSIFVLGLTAVDEQAMPFADCLWYSNSDIALHEAQIEEACLEVDVPYLCLHRAMQAEPDWLQWLEPDGIHLNADGHSWIEQRLRSWSALQQWAGLQSLQQVMTC